One Fundidesulfovibrio terrae genomic window carries:
- a CDS encoding winged helix-turn-helix domain-containing protein: protein MPSVHPTLRIHLWLETPGGMLLGLGRAELLLRIHESGSLNQAAKAMGMSYRAAWGRLKASEAITGEPLVEKSRGHRGFVLTPLGESLALAFKEWHGDVESYALKRAAERFPWPVKPYEEPGGNVS from the coding sequence CCCTCAGTCCATCCTACGCTTCGCATACACCTCTGGCTGGAGACCCCCGGCGGCATGCTCCTGGGGCTCGGCCGGGCCGAGCTTCTGCTGCGCATCCACGAGTCCGGCTCGCTCAACCAGGCGGCCAAGGCCATGGGCATGTCCTACCGGGCGGCCTGGGGGCGCCTCAAGGCCAGCGAGGCCATAACCGGGGAACCCTTGGTGGAGAAGTCGCGGGGGCACAGGGGGTTCGTGCTGACGCCGCTGGGCGAGAGCCTGGCCCTGGCCTTCAAGGAGTGGCACGGCGACGTGGAGAGCTACGCCCTCAAGCGGGCTGCGGAGCGGTTCCCCTGGCCGGTGAAGCCCTACGAGGAACCCGGAGGGAACGTAAGCTGA